The proteins below are encoded in one region of Sporosarcina sp. FSL K6-1508:
- a CDS encoding alpha/beta hydrolase has translation MSKIRINWKRLLLLFAAVFVILQIVGSFFFYELAVKRGPKEFLQKNTDLEVSDKAMDLFLNGEWIDWVAAQKFEHLTLTSRDGLKLSGYYLPAAKPTEKLVILTHGYLGNAKQMGLFGQHYYNDLGYNIFMPDARGHGKSEGDYYGFGWPERLDLIDWTHYLVKKLGPDTEVAYHGLSMGAATVLMASGEEELPSQVKAIIADSPYESVYQLFKYQMNRMFHLPAFPMLDSTSVLTKMRAGYSFREASVLKEVQKTNVPILYIHGESDTFVPAKMAKNLYQQTSSDAELLIVPKANHGESIALDEDKYKMAIDHFLNRYIK, from the coding sequence ATGAGTAAGATTCGAATCAATTGGAAGAGACTTCTTTTACTTTTTGCTGCTGTCTTCGTGATCCTCCAAATCGTCGGCAGCTTCTTTTTCTATGAATTAGCAGTCAAGCGGGGACCGAAAGAATTTTTGCAGAAGAATACAGATTTGGAAGTGTCGGATAAGGCAATGGACCTCTTTTTGAACGGAGAATGGATTGACTGGGTGGCTGCTCAAAAATTTGAACACCTTACATTAACATCACGCGACGGACTGAAATTGTCAGGCTACTATTTGCCAGCAGCCAAGCCAACAGAAAAACTGGTCATTTTAACACATGGTTACTTAGGAAATGCGAAGCAGATGGGGCTATTTGGACAGCATTATTATAACGATTTGGGCTACAATATCTTTATGCCTGATGCACGGGGGCATGGGAAGAGCGAGGGAGATTATTATGGGTTTGGCTGGCCCGAACGGCTTGATCTAATCGATTGGACACACTATTTGGTGAAGAAACTTGGACCGGATACTGAGGTGGCCTATCATGGCTTATCGATGGGCGCGGCGACCGTCTTGATGGCTAGTGGAGAAGAGGAACTTCCCAGCCAAGTCAAGGCCATTATAGCGGACAGCCCGTATGAGTCAGTCTACCAATTATTCAAATATCAAATGAATCGGATGTTTCATCTGCCGGCATTTCCGATGTTAGACAGTACGAGTGTGTTAACGAAAATGAGGGCAGGTTATTCATTCAGGGAAGCAAGTGTGCTGAAAGAAGTGCAGAAGACGAATGTCCCAATTCTATATATTCATGGAGAAAGCGATACATTCGTTCCAGCGAAGATGGCAAAGAATTTATATCAGCAAACTTCAAGTGACGCAGAGCTCTTGATTGTTCCGAAAGCGAACCACGGTGAATCCATTGCATTAGACGAAGACAAATACAAAATGGCAATTGATCATTTTCTTAACCGTTATATTAAATAG
- a CDS encoding YitT family protein — translation MKNLIVVLGSLIVAFAFNFFLVPFGILSSGISGIAILLGLITPFNTGLLNLVLNLPLVILGYYKLGKTITINTLICVVSLSTFLYLLPVVQVTDNILLSTVFGGGIGGIGVGLILKHSGTSGGLDIIAILISRTSSFSIGLLLTGMNGIIVLISGVVFDWEKALYTLLSIYLTGKMIDTIFTNHVKLTMQIVTSKGVLIRNDLLQSIYRGITITEGYGGYTQEKKDILMMVVTRYETLQIKQIVRKYDEHAFINIFETVEVDGKFTNN, via the coding sequence ATGAAAAATTTAATCGTCGTTTTAGGATCACTGATTGTTGCATTTGCCTTTAATTTCTTTCTAGTCCCTTTCGGTATTTTAAGTAGTGGAATCAGTGGAATCGCTATCTTGCTTGGCTTAATCACTCCATTTAATACTGGTTTATTAAATTTGGTGCTGAATTTGCCTTTAGTTATTTTAGGCTACTACAAACTCGGAAAAACCATCACCATCAATACATTAATTTGTGTTGTTTCACTTTCCACCTTCCTATACTTGCTGCCAGTAGTTCAAGTTACAGACAATATATTGTTATCGACAGTTTTTGGGGGTGGAATTGGCGGTATCGGTGTGGGCCTTATCCTAAAGCATTCAGGAACCTCCGGCGGATTGGATATTATCGCAATTTTGATTTCCCGTACTAGTTCCTTCAGTATCGGTCTTCTTCTTACAGGGATGAACGGTATAATCGTTCTCATTTCCGGGGTTGTCTTTGACTGGGAAAAAGCATTATACACCCTGTTATCTATCTATTTGACTGGTAAAATGATCGATACCATTTTTACAAATCATGTGAAATTAACGATGCAAATTGTTACTTCAAAAGGAGTCTTAATACGTAATGATTTATTGCAATCTATCTACCGGGGCATCACTATCACCGAGGGATATGGGGGATATACACAAGAGAAAAAGGATATTTTAATGATGGTTGTTACACGCTACGAAACATTACAAATTAAACAGATTGTCCGAAAGTATGATGAACATGCTTTTATAAATATATTTGAAACTGTAGAAGTTGATGGCAAATTCACTAATAATTAG
- a CDS encoding stalk domain-containing protein has translation MKKIKFVPFAMTALLLGGATVATTTFADEAPTEEMEVQPVFIKIAGTIDNVDVRDNATYYTMKDGENINVLAVTADTLVFDNTGKKVELKKGDKVEAHTFANKPMLAIYPPQYSPEVVIVKTEAMGEATVGTFDKDLLDANLSLKLNVSEETELSSLSGKEVKITDLADKNLLVFYTITTMSIPAQTPPSKVVVLDQKEADQEAPGDSVIEEIIANDFYDVDGTKMVPLRLLVEELGYKVKSTGKGAIISKGALSYTITRGEKTYGYNKALLNFDVAPALLEPMKTYVPVEFIRELIK, from the coding sequence ATGAAAAAGATAAAATTCGTACCATTCGCTATGACAGCCTTGTTACTAGGGGGGGCAACTGTAGCAACTACAACGTTTGCCGATGAAGCACCTACAGAAGAAATGGAAGTACAACCGGTTTTCATTAAAATCGCAGGCACAATTGACAATGTGGATGTACGCGATAATGCGACGTACTATACAATGAAAGACGGGGAAAATATAAATGTACTAGCGGTTACAGCTGATACACTTGTATTTGATAATACAGGTAAAAAGGTGGAGCTGAAAAAAGGCGATAAAGTAGAGGCTCACACATTTGCAAATAAACCAATGTTAGCAATTTACCCACCACAGTATAGCCCAGAGGTAGTTATTGTCAAAACAGAGGCAATGGGTGAAGCAACTGTAGGAACATTTGATAAAGACTTACTGGATGCTAACTTGTCATTAAAATTAAATGTCAGTGAAGAGACGGAACTATCAAGCTTATCGGGCAAAGAAGTAAAAATCACTGATCTAGCCGACAAAAATTTACTTGTATTCTATACAATTACAACAATGAGTATCCCTGCACAAACACCGCCTTCAAAGGTAGTTGTATTGGATCAAAAAGAAGCGGATCAGGAAGCTCCAGGAGACTCAGTTATCGAAGAAATTATTGCTAATGATTTCTATGATGTGGACGGAACAAAAATGGTACCACTTCGACTTCTTGTTGAGGAACTTGGTTATAAAGTGAAATCGACTGGTAAAGGAGCAATCATTTCAAAAGGTGCTCTAAGCTACACAATTACACGGGGTGAAAAAACGTACGGCTATAACAAAGCACTTCTTAATTTTGATGTAGCTCCAGCTCTTCTTGAGCCAATGAAAACGTATGTCCCTGTTGAATTTATTCGAGAATTAATAAAGTAA
- a CDS encoding YehS family protein: MKMNNNDILVRLRYALDIKDAEMVEIFGLGGIEITKEEVQKLLLKSKNRSNNESEDDELLFDEYMKKLDNHTLESFLNGFIIYKRGPQDSNAENTEKQALMIMNNKNVNNILLKKMKIALSLTGEDMLDILKDTEVTISKSELSAVLRKEGHRNYKECGDRYARNFLKGLAIRYRK, translated from the coding sequence ATAAAGATGAATAATAATGATATATTAGTCAGATTAAGATATGCGTTGGATATAAAAGATGCAGAAATGGTTGAGATTTTTGGACTTGGCGGAATTGAAATAACAAAAGAAGAAGTACAAAAACTATTATTAAAGTCAAAAAACAGAAGCAATAATGAATCGGAAGATGATGAGTTGTTATTTGATGAGTATATGAAAAAACTAGACAACCATACATTGGAGTCCTTTTTAAATGGTTTTATCATATATAAAAGAGGGCCACAAGATTCAAACGCGGAGAATACCGAAAAACAAGCTTTAATGATAATGAATAATAAAAACGTTAATAACATCTTGCTTAAGAAAATGAAAATTGCACTTTCACTTACAGGTGAGGATATGCTCGACATCTTAAAAGACACAGAAGTCACTATTTCAAAAAGTGAATTAAGTGCTGTTCTTAGAAAAGAAGGACATCGAAACTACAAAGAGTGTGGCGATAGATACGCCAGAAACTTCCTAAAAGGATTGGCAATTAGATATCGGAAATAA
- a CDS encoding ParM/StbA family protein: MTETRIAAIDVGNDSLKAIFGKLEVEFNIPNVIAQDIADRPIIGIEELDNQEPTDGIHIRLHSPTLNDNNSIYRVGNLATKSGNSTELDPGSNKSEEDQTLVMLFAALALDAAREENKGIFKRNNNVIEATYTLGTGLPLREVKEGKDVGYRSQLLGSVHQVEFLVTPKYQGLKVNIKFDEVKVYPEGFAAFINLVMDNNLNVINKELIDKQILIQDIGGLSTDVAVIKNRKVDDDKAQGFNLGVSESLDAIREEIYARHGVELDSRLDVVEIITKKNDRNHIMVKGSRTSVHDIVDRILLDLAKKQYRHLRNVWSRNSQSEICYFIGGGSIVLKDYLKTLNNSLDGYNIDFFEDEKESVWMMANAYYKLISDFARKNQQAKNKEEEKLVKTK; this comes from the coding sequence TTGACAGAAACTCGCATTGCAGCAATTGATGTAGGAAATGATTCATTAAAAGCAATATTCGGTAAGTTGGAAGTGGAATTCAATATCCCGAATGTTATTGCACAAGATATTGCAGATCGTCCAATCATCGGCATTGAAGAATTAGACAACCAAGAGCCTACTGATGGCATTCATATTCGCTTGCATTCTCCGACGTTAAATGACAACAACTCTATTTACCGTGTCGGAAATTTAGCGACCAAAAGCGGTAATTCAACCGAGTTAGACCCGGGTAGCAACAAATCGGAAGAGGATCAAACTCTTGTGATGTTGTTTGCAGCGCTGGCATTAGATGCGGCCAGAGAAGAGAATAAAGGTATTTTTAAACGTAATAATAATGTAATCGAGGCTACGTATACACTCGGAACAGGGCTTCCACTTAGGGAAGTAAAAGAGGGAAAAGACGTAGGTTATCGTTCGCAATTACTAGGCTCTGTTCACCAAGTCGAGTTTTTGGTTACACCTAAATATCAAGGTTTGAAAGTGAATATTAAATTTGATGAAGTGAAAGTTTATCCGGAAGGCTTTGCGGCGTTCATTAATCTCGTGATGGATAATAATTTAAATGTTATTAACAAAGAACTAATTGATAAGCAAATCTTGATTCAAGACATCGGGGGTCTGTCAACGGATGTTGCGGTGATTAAAAATCGCAAAGTTGATGATGATAAAGCACAAGGCTTCAACTTAGGCGTGTCAGAGTCTCTTGATGCCATTCGGGAAGAAATTTACGCTAGACATGGTGTAGAGCTGGACAGCCGTCTGGATGTTGTGGAAATTATAACGAAGAAAAATGACCGCAATCACATCATGGTAAAAGGAAGCCGGACGAGTGTCCATGACATTGTGGACCGGATTCTCTTAGACTTAGCGAAAAAGCAATACCGTCATTTACGGAATGTATGGTCAAGAAATTCGCAATCTGAGATTTGCTATTTCATCGGCGGAGGCTCGATTGTTCTTAAAGATTACCTTAAAACATTAAATAATAGCTTAGATGGCTACAATATCGATTTCTTTGAGGATGAAAAAGAAAGCGTCTGGATGATGGCCAACGCTTATTACAAATTAATTTCAGACTTCGCAAGAAAAAATCAACAGGCAAAAAACAAAGAAGAAGAAAAGTTAGTTAAAACAAAATAA
- a CDS encoding DMT family transporter, which yields MNRVPMLQMSLAMAIFGSIGFFTGKTGIPAVELVFVRCICATLFLGFCWFITGQHKVEVWCKREVLQTIVCGIFLVLNWVFLFKAFEEMSITVAITLYNLAPIFVLIIGSIFLKEKMTLTSLLAIVTCFLGSVFIIGIQHFNSLADFVGSGFVWAILSAVCYAMTMLIGKGITNLSAYAMTFVQTAIGILMLFPFMNFAVFIGLSDSNWLYIIGTGLIHTGFVYYLFFNSLRKLSTIVISALVFVDPVVAILLDTLILDFRPSILQSFGILLIFGGIVYTIVKQEKIVVASDGDGGLERYLL from the coding sequence ATGAATAGAGTTCCAATGCTGCAAATGTCATTGGCGATGGCTATTTTTGGTTCGATTGGATTCTTTACAGGGAAGACAGGTATTCCTGCAGTAGAATTAGTTTTTGTTCGGTGTATTTGTGCCACGCTTTTTTTAGGATTTTGTTGGTTCATCACGGGTCAACATAAAGTAGAGGTATGGTGCAAGCGAGAAGTTTTGCAAACGATTGTTTGTGGCATCTTTTTAGTTTTGAACTGGGTGTTTTTATTTAAGGCATTCGAAGAAATGTCAATTACGGTTGCAATCACGCTTTATAATTTAGCGCCGATTTTTGTACTCATCATAGGGAGCATATTTTTAAAAGAGAAGATGACGCTGACGTCGTTGCTGGCAATTGTCACCTGTTTTTTAGGAAGTGTGTTCATTATCGGTATCCAACATTTTAATTCGTTAGCCGATTTCGTAGGTTCGGGCTTTGTCTGGGCAATCCTTTCGGCTGTGTGCTATGCAATGACGATGCTAATAGGAAAAGGGATTACAAATCTTAGTGCGTATGCAATGACGTTTGTTCAGACAGCAATAGGGATTCTCATGTTATTTCCGTTTATGAACTTCGCTGTATTCATTGGGTTAAGTGACTCGAATTGGCTATACATAATTGGGACGGGCTTAATCCATACAGGGTTTGTTTATTATTTGTTTTTTAATAGCCTTCGGAAATTATCGACGATTGTCATATCGGCTTTAGTGTTTGTCGATCCAGTAGTTGCAATTCTGCTCGATACACTTATTTTAGATTTCCGACCTTCTATTTTACAAAGTTTTGGCATCCTTCTTATTTTCGGCGGGATTGTGTATACAATCGTTAAACAAGAGAAGATAGTCGTTGCCAGCGATGGAGATGGAGGGCTAGAAAGATACTTGCTATAG
- a CDS encoding DUF6688 domain-containing protein, whose product MFVNVLLFAFLFSIFIYSIWKMARSFSGENKTELHEANIRERVFDTFILMCISCFILLGYTFDSQGVAGGKPLHIYAETGKSTAGYASLSITHVPTTFAFFILSLIAYRLLSAKMGKLPPILYVVCSSLLIANILFTLVYLTHTGFLQYGSSLDGGIAVFCIQFGYGSLSLLYIAKLNESLKQFLTLQQERNIQYTNKLLRVLSQISLHYHRVPVLGMLFLFPVIVLIQLFLVLLGQRPDSFIQVFLDTSSYNYSKMPAPPPEIVRGDGHYLCTVSAAGHKRLVKPVRSGIRHGERIVVNRQLLIANAFENIIEQYTPNLHKRIRLFYDTYGYPISKHIQTKWSADIVYLLMKPLEWLFLVVLYTVDRHPENRIHVQYSELRGVNL is encoded by the coding sequence ATGTTTGTTAATGTACTTCTATTCGCGTTTCTTTTTTCTATATTCATCTACTCAATTTGGAAAATGGCACGAAGTTTTAGTGGAGAAAACAAAACGGAATTACATGAGGCCAATATAAGAGAAAGGGTATTTGACACATTTATTTTGATGTGCATTTCTTGCTTTATATTGTTAGGTTATACCTTTGACAGTCAAGGTGTAGCAGGCGGAAAACCGTTACATATTTATGCAGAGACAGGTAAGTCGACAGCGGGTTATGCTTCACTTTCGATTACCCATGTTCCTACGACTTTTGCCTTTTTCATTTTGAGTTTGATTGCCTATCGGCTGTTATCGGCTAAAATGGGGAAGCTGCCTCCTATTTTATATGTTGTTTGCAGTTCATTATTGATTGCAAATATCTTATTTACTTTGGTATATCTTACACATACAGGATTCTTACAGTATGGCAGCTCGCTTGATGGCGGGATTGCGGTTTTCTGCATTCAATTTGGTTATGGCTCCTTAAGTTTATTGTACATTGCCAAGTTAAACGAATCATTGAAACAATTCCTTACCCTCCAACAAGAACGGAATATCCAGTATACAAATAAGTTGTTAAGGGTTCTCTCGCAGATTTCTTTGCACTATCATCGGGTACCTGTCTTGGGTATGCTATTTTTATTTCCGGTTATTGTATTGATCCAACTCTTCTTAGTTTTATTGGGACAACGGCCAGATAGTTTTATCCAAGTCTTTCTTGATACGAGTAGTTATAATTACTCCAAAATGCCTGCGCCTCCTCCGGAAATCGTTCGGGGGGATGGACATTATCTATGCACTGTCTCTGCGGCGGGACATAAGCGATTGGTAAAACCGGTGCGGTCTGGAATACGTCATGGGGAACGAATTGTTGTGAATCGTCAATTATTAATTGCCAATGCATTCGAAAATATCATTGAGCAATATACACCCAACCTCCATAAAAGAATTCGTCTTTTCTATGATACGTATGGCTATCCAATAAGTAAGCACATTCAAACGAAGTGGTCTGCTGATATTGTCTATCTTCTAATGAAGCCACTAGAATGGCTATTCTTAGTGGTGTTATACACTGTCGATCGACACCCTGAAAATCGAATACACGTGCAGTATAGTGAACTGAGGGGTGTGAATTTGTAA
- the abc-f gene encoding ribosomal protection-like ABC-F family protein has product MLMGTVNQIAVVHGEKVILDGVSADIPEGACIAIVGANGAGKTTLLSLLAGETTPTSGSINWNGKPPSITYFRQEQEDEGATDWERAETHMYRRKWKVPERVKYRSASGGERMKMRLSTALAEKSRLILLDEPTNHLDRDSLEELIRIINDADGTYLIVSHDRHFIDQTADFVFEIEYGKLTVYKGNYTQYRKLKDANREVQLKHYEQQQRKIEQVEEQIAELENWSAKAHAESTKKGGRMMGAKEYFRMKAKKRDVQIRSKHKRLEGELEKGRIEKPEDEIGVSFNVKSGKKKGKRVMELKDIRKSFSGHELFADVSFTVQAGERIGLVGRNGAGKSTLFRMILGEEDYKGDLWKTQGMTIGYLSQTVLDFPQDVTMANYFYADTFREQGMIRTHLTNLGFSKKHWDLPLSTLSMGERMKVKLMQFILEETDVLFLDEPTNHLDLPSREELEKTLETFPGTLLFASHDRYFTERMANGLLLFERGTVRKVPMTYAEWQEHGNAVQPEKTSEERLRLETELQAVLGQLSMMKPGEKGYADLDRTFNELSKRLRELK; this is encoded by the coding sequence ATGCTTATGGGAACAGTGAATCAGATAGCAGTTGTGCATGGTGAAAAGGTGATTCTTGACGGGGTGTCTGCGGATATTCCGGAAGGAGCATGTATTGCGATTGTTGGAGCGAATGGCGCCGGGAAAACGACGCTACTGTCATTATTGGCGGGGGAGACAACGCCGACGTCAGGTTCGATTAATTGGAACGGCAAGCCGCCGTCCATCACTTACTTCAGGCAGGAACAGGAAGACGAGGGAGCAACCGATTGGGAACGAGCGGAAACCCATATGTACCGACGGAAGTGGAAAGTACCGGAGCGTGTTAAATATCGTTCTGCAAGCGGCGGAGAACGGATGAAAATGCGGCTTTCAACTGCGCTTGCCGAGAAGAGCAGGCTTATTCTTCTGGACGAACCGACGAATCACTTGGACAGAGACAGTTTGGAAGAATTGATCCGAATTATTAATGATGCTGATGGTACGTACTTGATCGTGTCCCACGACCGGCATTTCATCGACCAGACGGCAGATTTTGTGTTTGAAATCGAGTACGGCAAGTTGACGGTTTACAAAGGAAACTATACACAATACCGGAAACTGAAGGATGCGAATCGCGAAGTCCAGTTGAAGCATTACGAACAGCAACAGCGAAAGATCGAGCAAGTGGAAGAGCAAATCGCAGAGTTGGAAAATTGGTCTGCGAAGGCGCATGCGGAATCGACGAAAAAGGGCGGAAGAATGATGGGAGCAAAGGAATACTTCCGGATGAAGGCGAAAAAACGCGATGTCCAAATCCGCTCGAAGCATAAACGGCTAGAAGGGGAATTGGAAAAAGGTCGTATTGAGAAGCCTGAAGATGAAATTGGTGTGTCTTTTAATGTCAAAAGCGGAAAGAAAAAAGGGAAAAGAGTCATGGAGTTGAAAGATATCCGAAAGTCATTCAGTGGGCATGAACTTTTTGCGGACGTCTCGTTTACAGTGCAGGCCGGCGAGCGAATTGGTCTTGTCGGTCGGAATGGCGCCGGAAAATCGACACTTTTCCGGATGATATTAGGGGAAGAAGATTATAAAGGAGATCTTTGGAAAACACAGGGGATGACGATTGGTTATTTAAGTCAGACAGTACTTGATTTTCCGCAGGACGTAACGATGGCGAATTACTTTTATGCGGATACATTCCGCGAACAGGGAATGATCCGTACTCATTTGACGAATCTAGGCTTTTCGAAGAAGCATTGGGACCTTCCGCTTTCAACTCTTAGCATGGGAGAACGCATGAAGGTCAAGCTGATGCAATTTATTCTTGAAGAAACGGACGTATTGTTTCTGGATGAACCGACGAATCATCTCGATCTGCCCTCAAGAGAAGAGCTTGAAAAGACATTGGAGACGTTTCCAGGAACACTTCTATTTGCCTCCCATGACCGCTATTTTACAGAGAGGATGGCGAATGGGCTTCTCCTATTCGAGCGGGGGACAGTACGAAAAGTGCCTATGACATATGCTGAATGGCAAGAGCATGGAAACGCGGTGCAACCGGAAAAAACCTCTGAGGAGCGTTTGAGACTTGAAACGGAACTGCAGGCGGTGCTTGGACAGCTAAGCATGATGAAACCGGGAGAGAAAGGCTATGCTGATCTCGATAGGACTTTTAATGAGTTAAGCAAACGTCTGCGAGAATTGAAGTGA
- a CDS encoding vWA domain-containing protein → MAFLVLILGCAVLTGCTDETESTMNQTGDAAESKEEKTVIIEDEDIPDAPKSLKEVIAQQPGKLVEEHMEPDVEAARTVNFTTYNKFYDHTFKEIAQDELSVYFTGNKLSNSDEIYNYLVYQLGSGQYESLYRRLESYEHGYVMPELPEGKEKIEIAKVQKTNIVILMDASGSMKAEVKGGSKMKLAKEAIETFTAGLDSGVNVSLLAYGHKGAGTEADKKLSCQTIDTVYPLGSYDEPSFHEAMDSFQASGWTPLAGAIEKADAILASHGSEAYRNIVYIVSDGIETCGGDPIEAAKKLNDSKIEAKVNIIGFDVDDEGQAQLKQVAEAGGGSYATVRDQNDFEGVLLKKWQPSLMQVISQQGVKLQDLVGHLTELVEISEPLVNISDREANRVIDAASFLRSEKLISEENGQKVIDQAQEIRELRNDHFREIKERKSEEAEQIRNEINAKVEAWKEKWHLELDK, encoded by the coding sequence ATGGCTTTTCTGGTGTTGATTCTAGGGTGTGCAGTGCTGACGGGCTGTACTGATGAGACAGAATCCACTATGAATCAAACGGGTGATGCAGCGGAGAGTAAGGAAGAAAAGACAGTAATCATAGAGGATGAGGATATTCCCGATGCGCCGAAGAGCCTTAAGGAAGTGATTGCCCAGCAACCCGGAAAGTTAGTGGAAGAACATATGGAGCCGGACGTTGAAGCAGCGCGTACAGTGAATTTTACAACCTACAATAAATTTTATGATCATACGTTTAAAGAAATTGCTCAAGATGAATTATCAGTTTATTTCACGGGAAATAAATTATCGAACAGTGATGAGATCTATAACTACTTGGTGTACCAGCTTGGATCTGGTCAATACGAATCATTATATAGACGACTTGAGTCTTATGAGCATGGGTATGTGATGCCTGAATTGCCAGAGGGGAAGGAAAAAATAGAAATTGCCAAAGTCCAGAAAACCAATATCGTTATTTTAATGGATGCAAGCGGAAGTATGAAGGCTGAAGTAAAGGGCGGTTCAAAGATGAAACTTGCAAAAGAGGCGATTGAAACATTTACTGCCGGATTAGACTCTGGTGTCAACGTATCTCTGCTCGCTTATGGCCATAAAGGCGCGGGAACAGAAGCGGACAAAAAGCTTTCTTGCCAGACAATTGATACCGTTTATCCGTTAGGGTCCTATGATGAACCATCTTTTCACGAGGCGATGGATTCCTTCCAAGCAAGCGGTTGGACACCGCTTGCGGGGGCTATTGAGAAAGCGGATGCCATCCTGGCTTCTCATGGAAGTGAAGCGTATCGAAATATCGTTTACATTGTGAGCGATGGCATCGAGACCTGTGGTGGTGATCCAATCGAGGCGGCAAAGAAATTGAATGACAGCAAGATTGAAGCCAAAGTTAATATCATCGGTTTTGATGTTGATGATGAAGGGCAGGCCCAGCTGAAACAGGTAGCAGAAGCTGGCGGCGGAAGTTATGCGACAGTACGTGATCAAAACGACTTTGAAGGTGTACTGCTCAAGAAGTGGCAACCAAGCTTGATGCAAGTGATTAGCCAACAAGGGGTCAAACTACAAGACTTAGTCGGTCATCTGACTGAGCTTGTCGAGATTTCCGAACCTCTTGTGAATATCTCAGACCGGGAAGCGAACCGGGTTATTGACGCGGCTTCATTCCTGAGAAGTGAAAAGCTGATTAGCGAAGAGAATGGACAAAAGGTGATTGACCAGGCTCAAGAGATACGTGAACTTCGAAATGATCATTTCAGGGAAATTAAAGAGCGGAAGAGTGAAGAAGCGGAGCAAATCAGAAATGAAATTAATGCTAAGGTAGAAGCTTGGAAAGAAAAGTGGCATTTGGAGTTGGATAAATGA
- the pgeF gene encoding peptidoglycan editing factor PgeF: MKTNIYVNNDKFIAGMTMKDESELEDNNMALHACVTPTNIVENRKKLATSLHCKLDNFVCATQTHSAYFHRVTPDDKGRGADRVHTAIADTDALYTYEPNLVLCSFTADCVPVIFYNEVNGLIGVIHSGWQGTVKEITSKLFEHLTQVEHCNPSDFHVQIGAALSQKKFEVDEDVYIKFKELGYTDEFMYYNDQTRKYHIDNQLTVKKQCEMAGIPAERITIDRTCTYIDPAGFSYRQDKKCGRHLSFIMKIDN; this comes from the coding sequence ATGAAAACAAACATATACGTAAACAATGACAAATTTATAGCAGGAATGACCATGAAAGATGAATCCGAACTTGAAGACAACAACATGGCGCTTCATGCCTGCGTAACCCCTACTAATATAGTGGAAAATCGCAAGAAATTAGCTACTTCCTTGCATTGCAAGCTAGACAATTTCGTTTGTGCCACACAAACACATAGCGCCTATTTCCATCGGGTAACGCCAGATGACAAAGGTCGAGGTGCAGACCGCGTACATACCGCCATTGCTGACACAGACGCCCTGTATACGTATGAGCCCAATCTCGTGCTCTGTAGTTTCACTGCCGATTGTGTCCCCGTGATTTTTTACAATGAAGTGAATGGTCTCATTGGCGTGATCCATTCCGGATGGCAAGGTACAGTCAAAGAAATTACCTCGAAACTTTTCGAGCATTTAACACAAGTTGAGCACTGCAATCCGAGTGATTTCCACGTCCAGATTGGTGCAGCACTAAGCCAGAAAAAGTTTGAAGTCGATGAAGATGTCTATATAAAATTTAAAGAGCTTGGCTATACGGATGAGTTTATGTATTACAATGACCAGACTCGCAAGTACCACATTGATAATCAGCTTACTGTGAAAAAGCAATGTGAGATGGCGGGGATTCCAGCTGAGCGAATTACAATTGATCGGACTTGTACATATATAGATCCGGCTGGTTTTTCTTATCGTCAAGACAAAAAATGCGGAAGACATCTAAGTTTTATAATGAAAATTGACAATTGA